From the Gemmatimonas sp. UBA7669 genome, one window contains:
- the hisH gene encoding imidazole glycerol phosphate synthase subunit HisH translates to MSTPTVRASVFDYGAGNLHSLIKSLEAGGAEVRVDTDPAAAVRNTDALILPGVGAFAPAAERLAPGLAPMREALQNGLPALGICLGMQLLFDASDEGPGEGLGIVPGRVQRLEATRVPQIGWNGLQDVRDALLTNSALDTAYYANSYVCRPTADGEAFVTAWSEHEGDRFPASVRRGNVIGTQFHPEKSSTPGVAFVRAFLDFAAKQRSMR, encoded by the coding sequence ATGAGCACGCCCACCGTTCGTGCTTCCGTGTTCGACTACGGAGCCGGCAATCTGCACTCGCTCATCAAGTCGCTTGAGGCGGGTGGTGCGGAAGTACGTGTAGATACCGACCCCGCAGCCGCGGTGCGCAACACCGACGCACTCATTCTGCCCGGTGTCGGCGCCTTCGCGCCCGCCGCCGAACGCCTCGCGCCGGGTCTCGCGCCCATGCGCGAGGCCCTGCAAAATGGTCTGCCGGCCCTTGGCATCTGTCTCGGCATGCAGCTCCTGTTCGACGCCAGTGACGAAGGCCCGGGCGAAGGCCTGGGCATCGTACCTGGCCGCGTGCAGCGTCTCGAAGCCACGCGTGTACCGCAGATTGGCTGGAACGGTCTGCAGGACGTGCGCGACGCGCTGCTCACCAACAGTGCACTCGACACGGCCTACTACGCCAACAGCTACGTGTGTCGGCCCACAGCAGACGGCGAAGCCTTTGTGACCGCGTGGAGTGAACACGAGGGTGACCGCTTCCCCGCCAGCGTGCGGCGCGGCAATGTCATCGGCACGCAGTTTCATCCCGAAAAATCCAGCACTCCCGGCGTGGCCTTCGTGCGCGCCTTCCTCGACTTTGCAGCCAAGCAGCGGAGCATGCGATGA
- the hisD gene encoding histidinol dehydrogenase, protein MTIVTTALALRAFGALSSLDADTRRALEDRSSTTDPGVRERTRAIIDDVRTRGDDALREMARRFDGVSPDVSLERLDVPRAAWDAALAALDPSLRASLERAARNIASVHAAFRPTETITSPEPGITVGRRPDPLERVGIYAPGGRAAYPSSLLMGAIPARVAGVREVIVCTPPGADGQPSPVVLAAAALAQVDRVFVLGGAGAVAAMAYGTASVPRVDRIMGPGNAYVAEAKLQVVNQVAIDAPAGPSELLVLADSSADVEAIAREMLAQAEHDPDAAVLAVLFGDGGAVASQAAGLRDALERQVATTPRGEVVRASLAARGGVVWCTTRDEAVNFANAWAAEHLLLVVRDALRQSTLDLLRAAGTIFVGASSSVAYGDYMTGANHVLPTAGAGRSYSGLSTLDFVRWTTWQEVTPAAAASLADDVGRFADAEGLPAHAAAARAWAGASGNTSISAQSEEPRDRLAFARALYDAVPLYDPKRAPVALDLTDNTNLWGLPPSAERTLREAPVSRITRYPSLYAADLKAELAAYVGSTPERLVTGCGSDDILDSAMRAFGEPGSVVAASEPSFAMIPIFAQMNGLRYVGVTERADHQPDIDALLAAKPRILYLCSPNNPTGAVTARATIERAVREAPGVVFLDEAYAEFAGVSAVDLANTVDNLLVIRTMSKAFGLAGLRIGYAIGAPALVRDVEKSRGPYKLSALAEQAALSALRDDRLWIDEHVALAVRNRERLIEALRARGYAPLTSHANYVCVPVADSVAFGQALRERGVAARPFPGLPHVGDTLRISVGPWEQVEQFLAAFDAVRQDAVRLGAIPQGAAQENRA, encoded by the coding sequence ATGACCATCGTCACCACGGCCCTCGCGCTGCGCGCGTTTGGTGCGCTGTCGTCGCTCGACGCCGACACACGCCGCGCGCTCGAAGATCGCAGCAGTACCACCGACCCCGGCGTGCGTGAACGCACGCGCGCCATCATCGACGACGTGCGCACACGCGGCGACGACGCGCTGCGCGAGATGGCGCGTCGCTTCGATGGCGTGTCACCTGACGTGTCGCTTGAGCGCCTCGATGTACCACGCGCCGCATGGGATGCCGCGCTCGCGGCACTCGATCCATCGCTGCGCGCCTCGCTCGAACGCGCCGCGCGCAACATCGCCAGCGTGCACGCAGCCTTCCGGCCCACAGAGACCATCACCAGTCCCGAGCCGGGCATCACCGTGGGCCGTCGTCCCGATCCGCTCGAACGCGTTGGCATTTACGCACCCGGTGGTCGTGCGGCCTATCCGAGTTCGCTGCTCATGGGCGCCATTCCCGCGCGCGTGGCCGGTGTGCGTGAAGTGATTGTGTGCACACCGCCAGGCGCTGATGGACAGCCCTCGCCGGTGGTGCTGGCCGCGGCCGCACTCGCACAGGTCGATCGCGTGTTCGTGCTGGGCGGTGCCGGTGCCGTCGCCGCCATGGCCTACGGCACCGCGTCCGTGCCGCGTGTCGATCGCATCATGGGGCCGGGCAACGCCTATGTGGCCGAGGCCAAGTTGCAGGTGGTGAATCAGGTGGCCATCGATGCACCGGCGGGGCCCAGTGAGTTGCTCGTGCTTGCCGATAGCAGTGCCGATGTGGAGGCCATCGCGCGCGAAATGCTCGCGCAGGCCGAGCACGACCCTGATGCTGCCGTGCTGGCCGTATTGTTTGGTGACGGGGGCGCTGTAGCGTCGCAGGCGGCGGGACTGCGCGATGCGCTCGAGCGTCAGGTGGCCACCACGCCGCGCGGTGAGGTGGTGCGGGCATCACTCGCCGCGCGCGGTGGCGTGGTGTGGTGCACCACGCGCGACGAGGCGGTGAACTTTGCCAACGCCTGGGCCGCCGAACACCTGCTGCTGGTGGTGCGTGATGCGCTGCGTCAGTCCACGCTCGACCTGCTTCGCGCTGCCGGAACGATTTTCGTGGGCGCGTCGAGCTCGGTGGCCTACGGCGATTACATGACGGGCGCCAATCACGTGCTGCCCACGGCTGGTGCCGGCCGCAGTTACTCGGGCCTCTCCACGCTCGACTTCGTACGCTGGACCACATGGCAGGAAGTCACGCCGGCTGCCGCGGCGTCTCTGGCCGACGACGTGGGACGTTTTGCCGATGCCGAAGGACTGCCCGCGCACGCAGCAGCGGCGCGGGCCTGGGCGGGTGCGTCGGGCAACACGTCGATATCGGCGCAGTCAGAAGAGCCACGCGATCGCCTCGCCTTTGCACGCGCGCTGTACGATGCTGTGCCGCTCTACGACCCCAAGCGTGCGCCCGTAGCGCTCGATCTCACCGACAACACCAACTTGTGGGGCTTGCCACCCTCGGCAGAACGCACGCTGCGTGAAGCGCCGGTATCGCGCATCACACGCTACCCGTCGCTCTATGCCGCTGACCTCAAGGCGGAACTGGCCGCGTATGTGGGCAGCACGCCGGAGCGGCTCGTAACCGGTTGCGGCTCCGACGACATTCTCGACAGCGCCATGCGCGCCTTTGGTGAGCCGGGCAGTGTCGTGGCAGCCAGCGAGCCCTCGTTTGCCATGATTCCCATCTTCGCGCAGATGAACGGGCTGCGCTACGTGGGCGTCACCGAGCGCGCTGACCACCAGCCAGACATCGACGCGCTGCTGGCCGCGAAGCCACGCATTCTCTATCTCTGCAGCCCCAACAATCCCACCGGCGCCGTCACGGCGCGCGCCACCATCGAGCGCGCGGTGCGTGAAGCACCGGGTGTGGTATTCCTCGACGAAGCCTACGCTGAGTTTGCGGGCGTCTCGGCCGTCGATCTCGCCAACACCGTGGACAACCTGCTCGTCATTCGCACCATGTCCAAGGCCTTTGGCCTCGCGGGACTGCGCATTGGCTATGCCATTGGCGCCCCCGCATTGGTGCGCGACGTGGAGAAGTCACGCGGCCCGTACAAGCTGAGTGCGCTGGCCGAGCAGGCCGCACTCTCGGCGCTGCGTGATGACCGCCTGTGGATTGACGAGCATGTCGCGCTGGCCGTGCGCAATCGTGAACGCCTCATTGAAGCGCTGCGCGCGCGTGGCTATGCGCCACTGACCTCGCACGCCAACTACGTGTGCGTGCCGGTGGCAGACAGCGTGGCCTTTGGTCAGGCCTTGCGCGAGCGTGGTGTGGCGGCGCGACCGTTCCCGGGCTTGCCGCACGTTGGTGACACGCTGCGCATCAGCGTGGGGCCGTGGGAGCAGGTCGAACAGTTTCTTGCGGCGTTTGACGCGGTGCGGCAGGACGCTGTGCGGCTTGGCGCCATACCGCAAGGCGCGGCACAGGAGAATCGCGCATGA
- the hisG gene encoding ATP phosphoribosyltransferase yields the protein MLRIALPNKGRLSEDTRELFNDAGLEVRSSGERALTASLGGEFEAIFVRAQDIPEFVADGAADAGVTGWDLVSESGRDLVSHLDLGFGRCRLVVAAREDAGVKSVDDIGQDGAPARVATVFPNIARRFFAERGRPVDIVPVSGAAEIAPHLGIADVVVDLTSTGSTLRVNGLREVDTVLRSSAHLITATGGPRGGDVARAREMEDLVTALASVIRARGQRYLMANVPRTALQAVREVLPGLNGPTVIDIANHGTFVAVHAVVAADTIYRTISQLRALGAEGILVTRIERLVP from the coding sequence ATGCTGCGCATCGCGTTACCGAACAAGGGCCGCCTCAGCGAGGACACCCGTGAGCTCTTCAACGACGCCGGACTTGAAGTCCGCTCCTCCGGCGAACGGGCCCTCACCGCGTCCCTCGGCGGTGAGTTCGAAGCGATTTTCGTGCGGGCCCAGGACATTCCCGAGTTCGTGGCCGACGGGGCAGCCGACGCCGGCGTGACCGGCTGGGATCTCGTGAGCGAGTCGGGACGCGACCTCGTGTCGCACCTCGACCTCGGCTTCGGGCGCTGCCGGCTGGTGGTCGCAGCCCGGGAGGATGCCGGGGTGAAGTCGGTAGACGACATCGGGCAGGACGGCGCCCCGGCGCGCGTGGCCACGGTGTTCCCCAACATCGCGCGCCGCTTCTTTGCCGAACGCGGCCGACCGGTCGACATCGTGCCGGTGTCGGGCGCGGCGGAAATCGCACCGCACTTGGGCATTGCCGATGTGGTGGTGGATCTCACGTCGACGGGCTCCACGCTGCGCGTGAATGGACTGCGCGAAGTGGACACCGTGCTGCGCTCGAGCGCGCATCTCATCACGGCGACGGGCGGACCGCGTGGCGGCGATGTCGCGCGTGCGCGTGAGATGGAGGATCTCGTGACGGCGCTGGCATCGGTCATTCGCGCGCGTGGTCAACGTTATCTCATGGCCAACGTGCCGCGCACCGCGCTGCAGGCCGTGCGTGAGGTGCTGCCGGGCCTCAATGGTCCCACCGTCATCGACATTGCCAATCACGGCACCTTCGTGGCGGTGCACGCCGTCGTGGCCGCCGACACGATCTATCGCACCATCTCGCAGCTGCGTGCCTTGGGTGCCGAAGGCATTCTCGTCACGCGCATCGAACGCCTGGTGCCCTGA
- a CDS encoding plastocyanin/azurin family copper-binding protein codes for MRFLGFAVVTGAAILLGACGGGDSATTDTAAAAAPAADSAPAAAAAPAGAPAAITGTTHTINMVGDGQGYRYEPAEITIKAGDGIRFVMVSGGPHNVAFDPATLSPEAKSALLANMPEQAGELSGKMLLNPDEAYVVSFANVPAGTYDFFCTPHLAMNMKGKVTVQ; via the coding sequence ATGCGGTTTCTCGGCTTTGCGGTGGTGACGGGCGCGGCGATCCTGCTCGGCGCGTGCGGTGGTGGTGACAGTGCGACGACGGACACGGCCGCAGCGGCCGCTCCGGCGGCTGACTCGGCGCCCGCGGCGGCGGCGGCTCCGGCCGGCGCTCCGGCGGCGATCACGGGCACGACGCACACGATCAACATGGTGGGTGATGGTCAGGGCTATCGCTACGAGCCCGCGGAAATCACGATCAAGGCCGGCGACGGCATCCGCTTCGTGATGGTCAGCGGCGGCCCGCACAACGTGGCCTTCGACCCGGCCACGCTGTCGCCGGAAGCGAAGTCGGCCCTCCTGGCCAACATGCCGGAGCAGGCTGGTGAGCTGTCGGGCAAGATGCTGCTCAACCCGGACGAGGCCTACGTGGTGTCGTTCGCGAACGTCCCGGCTGGCACGTACGACTTCTTCTGCACGCCGCACCTCGCCATGAACATGAAGGGCAAGGTCACGGTCCAGTAA
- a CDS encoding DUF6992 family protein, which produces MWADTLLGLEQGHVLRLAVWAAACIVGGTAVLAAVIVRRMDAPMLRHFGIQTAAWGAVNGLIALWAWRGLTLRDFAGAQRLVNFLWLNTGLDIGYAAVGVTLMLTGWRLGRRLGLVGAGFAVCIQGLVLALLDYRLIVLIGPLR; this is translated from the coding sequence ATGTGGGCAGACACTCTGTTGGGCCTCGAACAGGGGCATGTGCTGCGGCTCGCGGTGTGGGCGGCCGCGTGCATCGTGGGCGGAACGGCGGTGCTGGCGGCGGTCATCGTGCGCCGCATGGACGCGCCCATGCTGCGACATTTTGGCATCCAGACGGCGGCATGGGGCGCAGTGAACGGTCTCATTGCCCTCTGGGCCTGGCGTGGTCTGACGCTGCGTGACTTTGCCGGAGCGCAGCGTCTCGTCAACTTTCTCTGGCTGAACACCGGGCTCGATATCGGGTATGCTGCGGTCGGTGTCACCCTCATGCTCACGGGGTGGCGTCTCGGGCGTCGTCTCGGACTGGTTGGTGCCGGCTTCGCCGTCTGCATCCAGGGCCTTGTACTGGCCTTGCTCGACTACCGCCTCATCGTGCTCATCGGCCCGCTGCGCTGA
- a CDS encoding GAF domain-containing protein: MEPVIPDLRAVPREDAYRQLLEMQSLLLEGSTDVIAGMATTATLLHHAFGYLWTGFYRVVEPGQLLRVGPYQGSLGCQEIAFGRGVCGTAAAERRTVVVPDVHAFPGHIACDARSASEIVVPVQNARGELIAVLDIDSPVPDSFGDADVAGLEQLVAWFARTA; the protein is encoded by the coding sequence ATGGAACCCGTCATTCCCGATCTGCGCGCGGTCCCGCGCGAAGACGCCTACCGCCAGCTGCTCGAGATGCAGTCGCTGCTGCTCGAGGGCAGCACCGACGTGATTGCCGGCATGGCCACAACGGCCACGCTGCTGCATCACGCCTTCGGCTATCTCTGGACGGGCTTCTATCGGGTGGTGGAGCCGGGCCAGCTGTTGCGCGTGGGTCCGTATCAGGGCTCACTGGGTTGTCAGGAAATCGCCTTTGGTCGCGGCGTATGTGGAACGGCGGCGGCCGAGCGACGCACCGTGGTGGTGCCGGACGTTCACGCCTTCCCCGGTCATATTGCCTGCGACGCGCGTTCGGCCAGCGAGATCGTCGTGCCGGTGCAGAATGCCCGGGGTGAGCTCATTGCCGTCCTCGACATCGATTCGCCGGTGCCGGACAGTTTCGGGGATGCCGATGTGGCCGGCCTCGAACAATTGGTGGCCTGGTTCGCCCGCACGGCGTAA
- a CDS encoding HD domain-containing protein: MTGYSDRINHAFAFAAKHHDQQVRKGTRLPYLTHPANVAIILTRYGCSEDTVVAGILHDVVEDCVREGMTREMLEERIGRKFGNTVLNAVLAVTQRKHDDDGIELSSDDRKADYLERLGRADGEALWVCAADKLHNANSVLSDLRRTAFPETVWGRFAAGREGTVRWYRRVVDRLREVGFHAPIVDELEAAALGLEQA, encoded by the coding sequence ATGACCGGGTACTCCGATCGGATCAACCATGCCTTCGCCTTTGCGGCGAAGCATCATGACCAGCAGGTTCGCAAGGGCACACGACTGCCCTACCTCACGCATCCGGCCAACGTGGCCATCATCCTCACGCGCTACGGCTGCAGTGAGGACACGGTGGTGGCCGGCATCCTGCACGACGTGGTGGAGGACTGCGTGCGGGAGGGCATGACCCGCGAGATGCTCGAAGAACGCATCGGCCGCAAGTTCGGCAACACGGTGCTGAACGCCGTGCTGGCCGTGACGCAGCGCAAGCACGATGACGACGGCATTGAGTTGTCGTCGGACGATCGCAAGGCGGATTATCTCGAACGACTGGGCCGCGCCGACGGCGAAGCGCTCTGGGTGTGTGCGGCCGACAAGCTGCACAACGCCAACAGTGTGCTGTCCGATCTGCGTCGCACGGCCTTCCCCGAAACGGTGTGGGGACGTTTTGCCGCCGGCCGCGAAGGCACGGTGCGCTGGTACCGCCGTGTGGTCGACCGCCTGCGCGAAGTCGGCTTTCACGCGCCCATTGTCGATGAGCTCGAGGCCGCGGCGCTGGGGCTCGAGCAGGCCTGA
- a CDS encoding Ig-like domain-containing protein, translating into MLLMLLSATMLQAPSQPPANGARLEVTPAEPVVIAQDTLRLKARVLGADGQPLTNAQVRFVGAGGVFEGRVMPDGLVMSGSTGTLPVTVVAQVPGQPTITQRVEVRMVPGPAARIALDGAPTRLVGGQRIALTPRVFSAAGDARADRVTWSSSNPAVAVVNADGLLEAKAVGRATLTARVDQAVQTHTVQVVAARVGAFSITPSSKEARTGDVIRFAVNARDAAGKPITGVTPSWSFSPGQGVIDSDGAFTGYEGGTYVVTATLGTQSAQTVIRLTPRDVRRPATVVGRLPRTGFTTEEVWLHPTREIAYLGTGSGGDRMFTIDISNKAKPVVTDSIVENTRRVNDIMTNPSGSHLVFTREGASDRKNGIVIASLEDPLHPKKCADFTEGLTGGVHSTFVYKQEKFGTHIYLTNDGTGAIHIIDWNDPCNPKTAAVWKTPRPDAGRSLHDIDVQDGLAYLSYWNDGLVILDIGNGVKGGSPSNPQLVSQYKYDLNDLYRQVEAAGGPGFIRGTHTAWRHKNYVFIADEVFPASPVKGAKDASAGRAYGRLQVIDVSDIAKPRSVAFYEPEFGGVHNVWVAGDTLYMGAYNAGFRAFDISGELRGDLRAQQREMVHVHTADLDGYVKNAAMTWGVVVRNGLAYVNDMYNGLWIVRMEPKPEPKKNAIVP; encoded by the coding sequence ATGTTGTTGATGCTGCTGTCCGCCACGATGTTGCAGGCTCCGTCGCAGCCGCCGGCCAACGGCGCCCGTCTCGAAGTCACACCGGCCGAACCGGTGGTGATTGCGCAGGACACGCTGCGTCTCAAGGCACGCGTACTCGGCGCCGACGGGCAGCCGCTCACCAACGCGCAGGTGCGCTTCGTTGGCGCCGGTGGAGTGTTTGAAGGCCGCGTGATGCCCGATGGTCTGGTGATGTCGGGCTCCACGGGCACGCTGCCGGTAACGGTGGTGGCGCAGGTGCCGGGTCAGCCGACCATCACGCAGCGGGTGGAAGTGCGCATGGTACCCGGTCCGGCGGCGCGCATTGCACTCGATGGGGCGCCGACGCGTTTGGTGGGTGGTCAGCGCATCGCGCTCACGCCCAGGGTGTTCAGCGCGGCCGGTGACGCGCGCGCCGACCGCGTGACCTGGAGCAGCAGCAATCCGGCCGTCGCGGTGGTGAACGCCGATGGTCTGCTGGAAGCCAAGGCCGTGGGACGGGCCACGCTCACCGCGCGTGTGGATCAGGCGGTGCAGACGCACACGGTGCAGGTGGTGGCGGCGCGCGTTGGTGCGTTCAGCATTACGCCGAGCAGCAAGGAGGCGCGCACGGGCGACGTGATCCGGTTTGCGGTCAATGCGCGCGACGCGGCCGGCAAGCCGATTACCGGCGTCACGCCCAGCTGGAGCTTCAGCCCGGGGCAGGGCGTCATCGACAGCGATGGCGCCTTCACGGGCTACGAAGGCGGCACGTATGTGGTGACGGCCACACTGGGCACGCAGAGTGCGCAGACCGTCATTCGTCTGACGCCGCGTGATGTGCGTCGTCCGGCCACGGTGGTGGGCCGTCTGCCGCGCACGGGCTTCACCACCGAAGAGGTGTGGTTGCACCCCACGCGCGAAATCGCCTACCTCGGCACGGGCTCGGGCGGCGACCGCATGTTCACCATCGACATCAGCAACAAGGCCAAGCCGGTGGTCACGGACAGCATTGTCGAGAACACGCGTCGCGTGAACGACATCATGACCAATCCGTCGGGCTCGCATCTGGTGTTCACGCGTGAAGGCGCGAGCGACCGCAAGAACGGCATCGTCATCGCGTCACTTGAAGATCCGCTGCACCCGAAGAAGTGCGCCGACTTCACCGAAGGACTCACGGGCGGCGTGCACAGCACCTTCGTCTACAAGCAGGAGAAGTTCGGGACGCACATCTACCTCACGAACGATGGCACCGGCGCCATTCACATCATCGACTGGAACGATCCGTGCAATCCGAAGACGGCGGCGGTGTGGAAGACGCCTCGTCCGGACGCGGGGCGTTCGCTGCATGACATCGATGTGCAGGATGGCCTGGCCTACCTGAGTTACTGGAACGACGGCCTCGTGATTCTCGACATCGGCAATGGCGTGAAGGGCGGGTCGCCCAGCAACCCGCAGCTGGTGTCGCAGTACAAGTACGACCTCAACGACCTGTATCGTCAGGTGGAAGCGGCTGGCGGCCCCGGGTTCATCCGCGGCACGCACACGGCGTGGCGTCACAAGAACTATGTGTTCATCGCCGACGAAGTCTTCCCGGCGTCGCCGGTGAAGGGCGCGAAGGACGCCTCGGCGGGCCGCGCCTACGGTCGTCTGCAGGTCATCGATGTGTCGGACATCGCCAAGCCGCGCAGCGTGGCGTTCTACGAGCCGGAGTTCGGCGGCGTGCACAACGTGTGGGTGGCGGGTGACACGCTGTACATGGGTGCGTACAACGCGGGCTTCCGCGCCTTTGACATCAGCGGTGAACTGCGCGGCGACCTGCGCGCGCAGCAGCGCGAGATGGTGCATGTGCACACGGCCGATCTCGATGGCTACGTGAAGAACGCGGCCATGACCTGGGGTGTGGTGGTGCGCAACGGCCTGGCCTACGTGAACGACATGTACAACGGGCTGTGGATCGTGCGCATGGAACCCAAGCCCGAGCCCAAGAAGAACGCCATCGTGCCATGA
- a CDS encoding YncE family protein, whose translation MRRLRMQAIRAQALSVLVSLAGALPAATPVTAQAAPVASSRTYTVLVASESVDHVSVVEFGPQGAKVVRTQEVGVMLADPDGPHGLGVSPDGAHYYVTTAHGTPYGVLWKFDAQSHAYAGQVMLGNFPATLQVSPDGRTVVAVNFNLHGDMVPSDVSIVRTDSLQEIARIPTCTMPHGSRINRAGTRHYSACMMDDMLVEIDLDGLQVARHFVLTKGSEHGMTGAPVRAAASAHAGHDMSGHGTAQPAAGSTTCSPTWAQPSPDDRTVWVACNGTSDLVEIDVASWTMRRRIPAGNGVYNLAVTRDGSRLVATNKRGQSVSVIDTKTGATLATLPTQRRVVHGVAISDDDRYAFVSVEGIGSEPGTVEIIDLTALKTVARVDVGQQAGGIDVLPGR comes from the coding sequence GTGCGCCGTCTGCGAATGCAGGCGATTCGTGCTCAGGCGCTGAGCGTGCTGGTGTCGCTGGCCGGTGCGCTGCCCGCCGCGACACCGGTTACCGCACAGGCCGCGCCTGTTGCATCCTCCCGGACCTACACGGTGCTCGTGGCCAGCGAAAGCGTGGACCACGTGTCCGTGGTGGAGTTTGGTCCGCAGGGCGCCAAGGTGGTGCGCACGCAGGAGGTGGGGGTGATGCTGGCCGACCCCGATGGGCCGCACGGCCTCGGGGTCTCACCCGATGGCGCGCATTACTATGTGACCACGGCGCATGGTACGCCCTATGGCGTGCTGTGGAAGTTCGATGCGCAGAGTCACGCGTATGCGGGGCAGGTGATGCTCGGCAATTTCCCCGCCACGCTGCAGGTCTCGCCCGATGGCCGCACAGTGGTGGCCGTGAACTTCAATCTGCATGGCGACATGGTGCCAAGCGATGTGAGCATCGTGCGCACCGACAGCCTGCAGGAGATTGCGCGCATTCCCACCTGCACCATGCCGCATGGCTCGCGCATCAACCGCGCCGGCACGCGGCACTACTCGGCCTGCATGATGGACGACATGCTGGTGGAGATCGATCTCGACGGGCTGCAGGTGGCGCGGCACTTCGTGCTCACCAAGGGCAGTGAGCATGGCATGACGGGTGCACCGGTGCGCGCGGCCGCGTCGGCGCATGCGGGGCATGACATGAGTGGTCATGGCACGGCGCAGCCGGCGGCGGGCAGCACGACCTGTTCGCCGACCTGGGCGCAGCCCAGTCCGGACGACCGCACAGTCTGGGTGGCCTGCAACGGCACCAGCGACCTGGTGGAAATCGATGTGGCGTCGTGGACCATGCGGCGCCGCATTCCGGCGGGCAATGGCGTGTACAATCTGGCCGTCACGCGTGATGGCAGCCGGCTGGTGGCGACCAACAAGCGCGGCCAGAGTGTGTCGGTGATCGACACCAAGACCGGCGCCACACTGGCAACGCTGCCCACGCAGCGTCGTGTGGTGCATGGCGTGGCCATCTCCGACGACGATCGCTACGCCTTCGTGTCCGTGGAGGGCATTGGCAGTGAGCCGGGCACGGTGGAAATTATCGATCTCACGGCGCTCAAGACCGTGGCCCGCGTGGACGTGGGGCAGCAGGCGGGTGGCATTGATGTGCTGCCGGGGCGGTGA
- the ispG gene encoding flavodoxin-dependent (E)-4-hydroxy-3-methylbut-2-enyl-diphosphate synthase, which produces MSHASSGFGHRRPTVTVKVRGVAVGASAPIVVQSMTNTDTADAAATADQVAALFEAGSQKVRITVNNDEAAQAVPEIRQRLDDRGLDVPLIGDFHYNGHLLLTKYPKTAAALDKYRINPGNVGTKHRDTNFTTIVQAAVDHGKPVRIGVNWGSLDQDLLTQMMDANAASATPRDAKDVYMDAMLESALRSAALAEEVGLPHDRIIVSAKISVVQDLVECYRRLATRCDYPLHLGLTEAGMGNKGVIASAAALSILLSEGIGDTIRVSLTPKPGGDRREEVYVAQQILQSLGLRSFAPQVTACPGCGRTTSTFFQKMAEDIQGYLREQMPVWRETLPGVVDMKVAVMGCVVNGPGESKHANIGISLPGTFEEPKAPVYVDGKLFTTLKGDHIVPEFLGILNDYVSRTYGAR; this is translated from the coding sequence GTGTCACACGCCTCTTCGGGCTTCGGCCATCGCCGTCCCACCGTCACCGTCAAGGTGCGCGGGGTCGCCGTGGGTGCCTCGGCCCCGATCGTCGTGCAGTCCATGACCAACACCGACACCGCCGACGCCGCCGCGACGGCCGACCAGGTGGCGGCGCTGTTCGAAGCCGGGTCGCAGAAGGTCCGCATCACGGTCAACAACGACGAGGCCGCGCAGGCGGTGCCCGAGATCCGGCAGCGGCTCGACGACCGCGGACTCGATGTGCCGCTGATCGGTGATTTCCATTACAACGGCCATCTGCTGCTCACCAAGTACCCGAAGACGGCGGCGGCGCTCGACAAGTACCGCATCAATCCGGGCAATGTGGGCACGAAGCATCGCGATACGAACTTCACCACCATCGTGCAGGCGGCCGTCGATCACGGCAAGCCGGTGCGCATTGGCGTGAACTGGGGCTCGCTCGATCAGGACCTGCTCACGCAGATGATGGACGCGAACGCCGCGTCGGCCACGCCGCGCGATGCGAAGGACGTGTACATGGATGCCATGCTGGAAAGCGCGCTGCGCTCGGCCGCTCTGGCGGAAGAGGTGGGCCTGCCGCATGACCGCATCATCGTCAGCGCCAAGATCTCGGTCGTGCAGGATCTCGTGGAGTGCTATCGCCGTTTGGCCACGCGCTGCGACTATCCGCTGCATCTTGGCCTCACCGAAGCGGGCATGGGCAACAAGGGCGTCATCGCGTCCGCCGCTGCGCTGTCCATCCTGCTCAGTGAAGGCATCGGCGACACCATTCGTGTGTCGCTCACGCCCAAGCCGGGTGGCGACCGCCGCGAAGAGGTGTACGTGGCGCAGCAGATCCTGCAATCGCTGGGCCTGCGCTCATTCGCGCCGCAGGTGACGGCCTGCCCGGGCTGTGGTCGCACCACCAGCACGTTCTTCCAGAAGATGGCGGAAGACATCCAGGGCTATCTGCGCGAGCAGATGCCGGTGTGGCGCGAGACGCTGCCCGGCGTGGTGGACATGAAGGTCGCGGTCATGGGCTGCGTCGTGAACGGCCCCGGCGAGTCGAAGCACGCCAACATCGGCATCTCGCTGCCGGGCACTTTCGAGGAGCCCAAGGCACCAGTGTACGTGGACGGCAAGCTGTTCACGACGCTCAAGGGTGACCACATCGTGCCCGAGTTCCTCGGCATCCTCAACGACTACGTGTCCCGCACGTACGGAGCGCGCTGA